The nucleotide window CAATTGAGCaacttcaaactctctgaccttcagacaaggtggaaatagccTCAcagttttgggcctccacagctGTGGAAATAAGGAACAGAACACTTCACGGCAAAGCTTGGTAGCGATTCCTGTCATACCAGcaaatcagaggcaggaggaccacggGTTCAAGTCAGTTTACGGTACGGTCAGTTGGGGAAGTCAGTCAGTTTGGGCAACATGGATCGTGTGCCAGGAAGTCAAGGGGTGAAACTGTAGCTCAGGAGAGCTCGTTGCCCAGAGTGTGCAGGCCCTAGGCTTGAATTGCAGCACTgggttaaaaacaacaaataacaaagggggggggggattttagCTGATGTGAACTTCCAAATGAAGTTAAGTTATCTTTTTGATACACATTTAATTCAATATCATAGATTTGAAATCGCCTATCAGAGAATGCTGTTGAGTGTCTATTTTTGGTGAAGGATTGCAAACCAGACTACTGAGAGCCTCTGGCATTGAGGGGGGTGTCTCACCACATAAGGCCTCCTAAGAATACCTATTTTTACAAAGTTTCTATAAGCTTtaacattttcttcatctttttttttgcaGATTTGACAATGGAATCTTTCTCTGCTGACACCAATTCAACTGACCCACACGCACCGCCTCCACTTAAAGCCGAACAAATCCTCTCCATGGTCATTCTCTGCCTCACCTGTCTACTGGGGCTACCAGGCAACGGGCTGGTGCTTTGGGTGGCTGGCCTAAAGATGAAGCGGACGGTGAACACGGTTTGGTTTCTCCATCTCACGCTGGCCGATTTCATCTGCTGCCTTTCCTTGCCCCTCTCCCTGGCTAACCTGATTCTCCGAGGCTACTGGCCCTATGGCTTGTTCCTATGCAAACTTATCCCGTCTATCATCATCCTCAACATGTTTGCCAGTGTCTTCCTGCTTACGGCCATTAGCCTGGACCGCTGTCTGATGGTATACAAGCCAATCTGGTGCCAGAATCATCGGAATGTGAGAACAGCCTTCACGGTCTGTGGATGTGTTTGGGCGGTGGCCTTTGTGATGTGTGTACCAGTATTTATATACCGTGATCTACTCACTATAGACAATCACAGTATATGTACCTATAATTTTGATTCCCACGAGAATTTTGATTATTGGGACTACATGTATAAAGATCTACCAGAAAGCAATACTACTGACAACGTCACCGCTCAGCTAATAGGACAAACGGACGACAGATCAGAGCCTTCCTCTTTCCAAAAAAGTGATGACCGTCAGACAGCTGTCACAGCCCTCCAGTCACAAATATTCCAAAAACCTACTGAAGATCCATTCCCTCTAGATTCAGCAAGACTGTCTAGTGAACAAGATCACAACAGTGTAAAACAGCCCCATGTGCTCCTACCCACCATCCCCAGTGGGCTTCCTGTGGAAGATCACAGAACCGACACACACAATACCGACgcttttctctctgctcataCAGGGCTTTCCACTACTGCTTCTAGCAGTGACGTACACCACCCTGATTTCCGGGATGACTATTCCACTCAGTTCACACACCGCAATCACAAGCCAATACCTATGGTGGCAATAAACGTCACAAGGCTGGTGGTGGGCTTTCTGGTGCCCCTTTTCATCATGGTGGCTTGTTACAGCCTCATTGTCTTCCGAATGCGAAAATCCAACTTCACCAAGTCTCGGAGCAAAACCTTGCGGGTGGCCCTCGTGGTGGTGACTGTCTTTTTTGTCTGCTGGACTCCGTACCATATTGTTGGAGTCCTATTGCTGATTGCGGACCCAGAAACTCATTTGATGGAAGCCGCGTTATCCTGGGACCACATTTCCATCGCTTTAGCATATGCCAATAGTTGCTTCAACCCTTTCCTTTATGCCCTTTTGGGGAAGGACTTtaggaagaaagcaaaacagtCCATAAAGGGCGTTCTGGAGGCGGCCTTTAGTGAAGAGCTCACGCACTCGACCAGCTGCACCCAGGACAAAGCCTCTTCAAGAAGAAACAATTTGAGTACAGAAGTGTGAAGAGGTGGGATGGGGACCTAAGCAGATGCTCCCAGGTGAATACTGATGAAGGAAGACATGGTGAGCAGGACACTGACAGTCTGCTGGCTCTCAGAGAGAGGGCTCTGATTATTGACATCAGTATCATTTGGAAACATTAAAGATGCGAATTTTCAAGCCCCATCCCAGACTTGTTGACTCAGAATCCCTGGCCCATGCAGACCAGTGTTTTAACAGGCCCTCTTGCTTCTGATTAACGTTAAGTTTTACCATCATTTGGCTTGGTCTACTCCTATCCCTAAGTTGTGTGAGATGGATAACTTAATCATCTATTTTCAGtattaatctctttttttttagcaTTATCTAAATCATCTTTTAGTTTGCACGAAAAGCTGCTTTTATTGTCCTGAGTGAAAGatattcctttattgtatagctTTATagcggtgatggtggtggtggttttcgTGGGGGGAAAATaagacacaaaaaagaaaaggcctaCAAAAGCAAAGAGTGATGAGCTAGAGACTGGGACAGAGTAGAAAAGCACCACATGTCTGCGACTCGAAACATCCTCGGATAATTCCAGGTGCCCATGACTACCCTAAAGGAACACAGGTATGCGTGAACACTTTCCTATCGTGCAGTGTTCTGGAAGCTGTGGTTTGGAGCGCTCTCTTCCCTGAGCATCCCACTTGTTCATAGAACCATctatcttcctttttgttttgtacttttcttttttgttttgtttttcaagacagggtttctctgtgtggccctggctgtcctggaactatgtagaccaggctggcctcgaactcaaagacctgcctgcttctgcttccccgagtgcagagattaaaggtgaTGTCCCATTGCTTAAGTTCCTGAAGTCCCTTTTTGTTTTCCACACAGGGTTCTGCTATCTCCTGCTGGGGACGGAGGTATGCAGCACCCTGCCTGGCCCACTTCTTAGTCTTCCATGTAGAATAAAACAGatgcttttctcctccttccaaaGCCAAGTCTAACGGAAGGAGGAGCACACGAAAGGCGGAACTCCCATTCTTCATCTCGCCCCCAGGTCCCTGCACTCTGACGGCAACACCGCAGAAAGGTTTGAAACACGAGTCTAGGTACCTCGCGTGCCAAAAGGGCCAGGCACACACTCTGTGACATTCTTTTCAACTCAGTATTTACCTGGACCATGGTATTAGAAATATATGCTCCCAATTTTAAAGGAACTGATGAAAGATGGAATACAAGAGGCCTCTTTCTCCAATGCCCAGTaattcctgcctctccctcttatCTCCAGAGAGCATCTTTGCAAGAATGGTAGCTATTTATCCTGACATTTACAGTGATGTGCCTAAGTCACAATGCGCTTACACCACCGATTTTTGTAGATAGGATAAAATGGTTTTCATATTTTCATCCAACATCCCAGTGTTGATTAGTGAGTATTATACTTTAGTTTGTTCATGACCATccgtttttcttttacattttattattaggTTTTGTTGCCTTTTGAgccaaggtctctctgtgtagcccaggctagccccagacTCAACAGGTCTCTTGTTACACACACTCCCCCAGCTGACTACACAATTTTCTTTTCAACACGTTTCAAGAGCACCGCTTTTCTTGTCCTTTCCGTTTTTATATTAACGCACATTAACCCTCCACAGACGATTCATGTGACTGACCCGTACCTGCACACAGTA belongs to Microtus pennsylvanicus isolate mMicPen1 chromosome 8, mMicPen1.hap1, whole genome shotgun sequence and includes:
- the C3ar1 gene encoding C3a anaphylatoxin chemotactic receptor, encoding MESFSADTNSTDPHAPPPLKAEQILSMVILCLTCLLGLPGNGLVLWVAGLKMKRTVNTVWFLHLTLADFICCLSLPLSLANLILRGYWPYGLFLCKLIPSIIILNMFASVFLLTAISLDRCLMVYKPIWCQNHRNVRTAFTVCGCVWAVAFVMCVPVFIYRDLLTIDNHSICTYNFDSHENFDYWDYMYKDLPESNTTDNVTAQLIGQTDDRSEPSSFQKSDDRQTAVTALQSQIFQKPTEDPFPLDSARLSSEQDHNSVKQPHVLLPTIPSGLPVEDHRTDTHNTDAFLSAHTGLSTTASSSDVHHPDFRDDYSTQFTHRNHKPIPMVAINVTRLVVGFLVPLFIMVACYSLIVFRMRKSNFTKSRSKTLRVALVVVTVFFVCWTPYHIVGVLLLIADPETHLMEAALSWDHISIALAYANSCFNPFLYALLGKDFRKKAKQSIKGVLEAAFSEELTHSTSCTQDKASSRRNNLSTEV